In the Topomyia yanbarensis strain Yona2022 chromosome 3, ASM3024719v1, whole genome shotgun sequence genome, one interval contains:
- the LOC131687766 gene encoding uncharacterized protein LOC131687766, producing MASRCGKFQTTIEMMVVPKVLEDQPNAQMKPESIKVLTGLTLADPTLYKKRGVEILLGARIFFQILGPRCTKLATGPTFQESALGWLVGGLVSTHIKPKATLAVVSVKVENHDERDDEHHDELDCLFKQFWNHDAVSATNSSSNECEDHFSKNTTVGSDGKFIVRIPMNGEPELLGLSYQQARRRLLSLERRLIMNPDLYEEYREFLREYLELGHMKLISPNDLAKVQYFIPHSCVIKAESTSTKLRVVFDASAKTSINRSLNDLQRCGPVIQRDLFDLLLDFRCHDKVVTADIAKMDRQINVHDDDTWMQFILWRAQTNEEIHAYRLTTVTYGEAASSFLACRALYQTTS from the exons AAACCCGAATCTATAAAGGTGCTAACCGGACTTACGTTGGCAGATCCAACGCTTTACAAGAAAAGAGGAGTGGAAATATTACTCGGAGCGAGAATATTCTTCCAAATTTTGGGCCCCAGGTGTACTAAACTGGCAACCGGCCCTACCTTTCAAGAATCAGCACTCGGATGGCTAGTCGGAGGACTAGTCTCTACGCACATTAAACCAAAGGCCACCTTAGCAGTAGTATCTGTGAAAGTGGAAAACCATGACGAACGTGATGACGAGCATCACGATGAACTAGATTGCCTATTCAAGCAATTTTGGAACCACGATGCAGTTAGTGCAACTAACTCAAGCTCAAATGAATGCGAAGATCATTTTAGCAAAAACACTACGGTAGGCTCGGATGGAAAATTCATCGTCCGAATTCCTATGAACGGAGAGCCCGAACTACTAGGGCTTTCTTATCAACAAGCTAGAAGACGCCTTCTATCACTAGAACGACGACTCATTATGAACCCTGATCTATATGAAGAATATCGAGAATTCCTTAGAGAATACCTAGAGTTGGGCCACATGAAGCTCATATCACCAAACGACCTGGCCAAAGTCCAGTACTTCATACCGCACTCCTGCGTAATAAAAGCAGAGTCCACCTCCACGAAATTAAGAGTGGTGTTTGATGCTAGCGCTAAGACATCAATCAACCGATCATTGAACGACCTGCAAAGGTGCGGGCCAGTGATTCAGCGAGATTTATTTGATCTGCTGCTGGATTTCAGATGCCACGACAAGGTGGTAACAGCCGATATTGCCAAAATGGACAGGCAAATCAACGTCCATGACGATGACACGTGGATGCAATTTATCCTGTGGAGAGCACAAACCAATGAAGAAATTCATGCATACCGCTTGACAACTGTAACGTACGGAGAAGCCGCTTCTTCCTTCCTGGCCTGCCGGGCGCTTTACCAA ACAACCTCATGA